The following nucleotide sequence is from Flavimarina sp. Hel_I_48.
GTCACCACATTGCGTATTTGTTCAATAAAGCCGGTGCACCCTGGCGTACGCAATATTGGGTTCATGAAATTCTAAAGACCCAATACGATACCACGCCTAACGGACTGAGCGGTAATGAAGACGCCGGGCAAATGTCAGCCTGGTACGTTTTTAGTTCTATGGGTTTATACCCTATGAATCCTGCGAGTACCACTTACGAGATAGGTAGCCCTATTTTTGAAAAGACAACGCTTAATTTGCCTAACGGAAACACATTTACTATTGAAGCAAAAGACGTATCAGACACCAATTTCTATATTCAATCTGCCACACTGAACGGTAAGGAATTCAATCAGACCAAAATCCCACACAGCGAGATTTTAAATGGCGGGACCCTGACACTGGTAATGGGTTCTGAGCCAAATGAGGCTTGGGCGGTTGCTAATTAATAAATACGCAAAGTGACCTGCAAGGTATGAACGAGGCACGAGCGATCCTTGTAGGTCTAAATGGGATATTGTTTTAAAGAGCAAAAAGCAAAAAAACGAGCGAAGGATCTCGATACAAATTTTTCGGCTCACGCCTCAAATTCACTCGATTTGACAGTAGCGGTTACAGATACCGTCACTTCGAGTGTTTTTCGTCGAAGCGGCAGCGAAGACTAAAAATGTATCGAGAAGCGATATAACAAAATAATTTTTAATGAAAGCCATAAAATCACTCGTCTACTTCCTTTTTAGCACCACACTTTTCGCACAGGAAATACAGGAGCCTCGCCTTTATGTGGCCTACAAAACTACAAAAACCATCAAAATTGATGGAAAACCAGCTGAAAATGCCTGGGAAACAGCTTCCTGGAGCACCGATTTTATTGATATTGAAGGGGAGAAAACGCCCAAATACAAGACCAATGTAAAAATGATCTGGGATGAGACCAATGTTTATTTTTACGCAAAACTGGAAGAACCGCACATTTGGGCAACGCTTAAGCAGCGGGACACCGTTATTTTCTACAATAATGATTTTGAGATTTTTATGGATCCGGCGGGGGATACCCAGAATTATATGGAGTTTGAAATGAATGCCTTCAATACCGTATGGGACCTTCTAATGCCACAAGCGTACCGGGAAGGCGGTAACGCCGTTGACAGTTGGGATATCAAAAATATTCAAACCGCGGTCCACATGGAGGGAAGTATCAATGATGCCAGCGATACAGATAAATACTGGTCGGTTGAAATCGCGATGCCGTGGGAGGTGCTTACCGAAGTCGCTCCCGGTGCAAACATCCCAAGGAACGATTTCTGGCGCATCAATTTTTCCCGTGTCAACTGGGATTTTGAGCTAAAAAACGGTGATTATTACCGAAAAACAGACGAAAAAGGCCAATTTTTACCGGAATATAACTGGGTTTGGTCACCTCAGGGAGTCATCAATATGCACGAGCCAGAGCATTGGGGCTATGTATATTTTGCAGACGTTTCCCCAGAGGTAAAACTCAATGTAAGGATTCCGCAGGATGAAAAAATACGCTGGGAACTTTATGCCCTCTACCGGGCGCAAAAGAGCTACCTGGATAAGAATAAAAAATGGGCAAAAAGCATGAAAAACCTTCGGAAAACACCAATTTTGATTGATGGAAAGCCATTGAAAACAACCTTAGTAATGCATTCCGCAGGATGGAATATCACAGCTGAAAGTCCGTTTTCCAATAAAAAATACCTGATCGATCAGGAAGGCGATTACAAACAACTTAATAAGTAACCTCTATGCAAACCAAATACTTTGTCCTTTTACTGTGTTCCCTGCTGTTTTTCTCCTGCGAGGACCGCAAAAGTGAATCCATTGCCGCAGAACAACAGGAGAACGCGCAGCGAGATTCAATAGCTGACTTTAAATTTTGGACCTGGATCACCGCAGATCCTAAAAAAGCAGATTCAGCCTACACTTCTGAATTTAAAAAATACAGTGAAAACGGTATTGACGCCGTGCTGATCAATACAAATACAGATGCCGAAT
It contains:
- a CDS encoding carbohydrate-binding family 9-like protein; protein product: MKAIKSLVYFLFSTTLFAQEIQEPRLYVAYKTTKTIKIDGKPAENAWETASWSTDFIDIEGEKTPKYKTNVKMIWDETNVYFYAKLEEPHIWATLKQRDTVIFYNNDFEIFMDPAGDTQNYMEFEMNAFNTVWDLLMPQAYREGGNAVDSWDIKNIQTAVHMEGSINDASDTDKYWSVEIAMPWEVLTEVAPGANIPRNDFWRINFSRVNWDFELKNGDYYRKTDEKGQFLPEYNWVWSPQGVINMHEPEHWGYVYFADVSPEVKLNVRIPQDEKIRWELYALYRAQKSYLDKNKKWAKSMKNLRKTPILIDGKPLKTTLVMHSAGWNITAESPFSNKKYLIDQEGDYKQLNK